The Fusobacterium necrophorum subsp. necrophorum genome has a window encoding:
- a CDS encoding acyl-CoA dehydratase activase-related protein yields the protein MRYRVGIDVGSTTLKTVILDEKENIVEKSYQRHFSKVREATLEHIKNLETLLEGSSCQVAITGSAGLGIAKDCGLPFVQEVFSTVGAVKKRFPQTDVVIELGGEDAKIVFLQGSPEERMNGSCAGGTGAFIDQMASLMDMDAAQLDTVSLEYEKIYPIASRCGVFAKTDIQPLLNQGAKKSDIAASIYQAVVEQTITGLAQGRKIEGNVLFLGGPLFFLKGLQKRFVESLHLTEEHAIFPELAPYFVALGSAYYAANTEESFSFEELIRILSKKAEPKEESKEETLFRSQEEYQKFQERHRRMSIPEKDILYYSGKAYLGLDSGSTTIKVVLLDEEGNLLYHYYSSSKGNPVTLFLEQLKKIRELCGERIEIVGSAVTGYGEELMRSAFGVDLGIVETIAHYTAAKNFNPQVDFIIDIGGQDIKCFHIQNGNIDSILLNEACSSGCGSFLETFAKSMGYSIQEFSQKALFATSPSKLGSRCTVFMNSSVKQAQKEGAGVEDISAGLARSIVKNAIYKVIRARSVEDLGKHIVVQGGTFLNDAVLRSFEQEIGREVLRLNFSELMGAYGAALYAKKFFQKESKLLTREELEHFSHHSIATRCNLCTNHCHLTVNSFSTGERFISGNRCERGAGKKIQKNLPNMVAYKNQKLDSLPLLSKGRAKIGIPRVLNMYDMLPFWAALFRTLGCDIVLSAKSSRELYMKGQHTIPSDTVCYPAKLVHGHIEDLLSKDLDAIFYPCLSYAFDEGLSDNHYNCPVVAYYPELIQANIPEVEKKHYLYPHLGMENKDLLIEKLYDCFQNIIPKLKKKEMKIAVNKAYELYFQYREEIREEGKRCLNFAKEEKNPIIVLASRPYHIDSEINHGLDRLLNSLGFVVLTEDSLPPFDRNATQEILNQWTYHARMYNAARFVGATEKAELIQLVSFGCGIDAITSDEIHSILSKYGKLYTQLKIDEIHNLGATKIRLRSLEATMREREAI from the coding sequence TTGCGTTACAGAGTAGGAATTGATGTAGGATCGACTACATTAAAAACAGTGATTTTAGATGAAAAAGAGAATATTGTTGAAAAAAGTTACCAAAGGCATTTTTCTAAAGTGCGGGAAGCTACTTTGGAACATATAAAAAATTTGGAAACTCTTTTGGAGGGAAGTTCATGTCAAGTAGCAATTACCGGATCAGCAGGATTGGGAATTGCCAAAGATTGTGGTCTTCCTTTTGTACAAGAGGTGTTTTCAACAGTCGGAGCCGTCAAAAAACGATTTCCGCAGACCGATGTTGTGATTGAACTGGGTGGGGAAGATGCAAAAATAGTATTCTTACAAGGAAGTCCTGAGGAGAGAATGAATGGAAGCTGTGCCGGAGGAACAGGAGCTTTTATAGACCAGATGGCGAGCTTAATGGATATGGATGCCGCCCAATTGGATACTGTCAGTTTGGAATATGAAAAAATTTATCCGATTGCATCTCGTTGCGGAGTGTTTGCAAAGACGGACATACAACCCTTATTAAATCAGGGAGCAAAAAAATCAGACATAGCGGCAAGTATTTATCAAGCTGTTGTGGAGCAGACGATTACGGGCTTAGCACAAGGAAGAAAGATAGAGGGCAATGTTTTATTTTTAGGAGGTCCTCTTTTCTTCCTGAAAGGCTTACAGAAGCGTTTTGTAGAAAGTTTGCATTTGACAGAAGAACATGCAATTTTTCCGGAGTTGGCTCCTTATTTTGTCGCCTTGGGAAGTGCTTACTATGCGGCAAACACAGAAGAAAGTTTTTCTTTCGAGGAATTAATCAGAATTCTATCGAAAAAGGCGGAGCCGAAAGAGGAGAGCAAAGAAGAAACTCTTTTTCGGAGTCAGGAAGAGTATCAGAAGTTTCAGGAACGACATCGAAGGATGTCCATTCCTGAAAAAGACATTTTGTATTACTCGGGGAAAGCTTATTTGGGTTTGGATTCCGGGTCCACGACAATTAAAGTTGTGTTATTGGACGAAGAGGGAAATCTATTATATCATTATTATTCTTCCTCCAAGGGAAATCCGGTTACCTTATTTTTAGAGCAATTAAAAAAGATTCGGGAACTTTGTGGAGAACGAATTGAAATTGTCGGAAGTGCAGTGACGGGATATGGAGAAGAATTGATGAGAAGTGCTTTTGGAGTGGATCTGGGTATTGTAGAAACGATTGCTCATTACACGGCTGCAAAAAATTTTAATCCGCAGGTTGATTTTATTATTGATATCGGAGGACAGGATATTAAGTGTTTTCATATTCAGAATGGAAATATTGATTCCATTCTTTTAAATGAAGCTTGTTCCTCCGGTTGTGGTTCTTTTTTAGAAACTTTTGCGAAATCTATGGGATATTCTATTCAAGAGTTTTCGCAAAAAGCATTGTTTGCAACTTCTCCCTCCAAATTGGGTTCCCGATGTACTGTATTTATGAATTCATCGGTTAAGCAGGCTCAGAAAGAGGGAGCGGGAGTGGAAGATATTTCGGCAGGGCTGGCCAGAAGTATTGTAAAAAATGCTATTTATAAAGTAATTCGGGCGAGAAGTGTGGAAGATTTAGGAAAACATATAGTAGTACAGGGAGGAACCTTTTTGAATGATGCGGTTCTTCGATCCTTTGAGCAGGAAATCGGGAGGGAGGTACTCCGTCTTAATTTTTCGGAACTGATGGGAGCCTATGGGGCGGCACTCTATGCGAAAAAATTTTTTCAGAAAGAGTCAAAATTGTTGACAAGAGAAGAATTGGAACACTTTTCTCATCATTCTATCGCCACAAGATGTAATCTTTGTACCAATCATTGTCATTTGACAGTAAACAGTTTTTCAACGGGAGAACGTTTTATCAGTGGAAACCGTTGTGAAAGAGGAGCCGGAAAAAAGATACAAAAGAATCTTCCGAATATGGTTGCCTATAAAAATCAAAAATTGGATTCTCTTCCTTTGCTTTCGAAAGGTCGGGCAAAAATTGGGATTCCTCGAGTCTTGAATATGTATGATATGTTACCGTTTTGGGCAGCACTGTTTAGAACTTTGGGCTGTGATATTGTGCTGTCTGCAAAGTCAAGTCGAGAGTTGTATATGAAAGGGCAACATACAATTCCTTCAGATACAGTATGTTATCCTGCAAAATTGGTACATGGTCATATCGAAGATTTATTATCCAAAGACTTGGATGCTATTTTTTATCCTTGTTTGAGCTATGCTTTTGATGAGGGCTTGTCAGATAATCATTATAATTGTCCTGTGGTTGCCTATTATCCGGAGTTGATCCAGGCAAATATTCCGGAAGTGGAAAAGAAGCACTATCTATATCCTCATTTGGGAATGGAAAACAAAGATCTTTTGATTGAGAAATTGTACGATTGTTTTCAAAATATCATTCCGAAATTAAAGAAAAAGGAAATGAAAATTGCAGTGAATAAAGCATATGAGCTGTACTTTCAATATCGGGAAGAAATCAGAGAAGAGGGAAAACGATGTCTGAATTTCGCAAAAGAAGAAAAAAATCCTATAATAGTATTGGCATCCAGACCATATCATATTGATTCTGAAATCAATCATGGTTTGGATCGTCTGCTGAATTCTTTGGGCTTTGTTGTTTTGACAGAAGATTCTCTTCCTCCTTTTGACAGAAACGCTACACAGGAGATTTTAAATCAATGGACCTATCATGCCAGAATGTACAATGCTGCCAGATTTGTAGGAGCCACTGAGAAGGCGGAACTCATTCAGCTTGTCAGTTTCGGTTGTGGAATTGATGCCATTACGAGCGACGAAATTCATTCCATTTTAAGCAAATATGGAAAATTATATACTCAGTTGAAGATAGATGAAATTCATAATTTGGGGGCTACTAAAATTCGTCTGCGGAGTCTGGAAGCAACGATGAGAGAAAGAGAGGCGATTTGA
- a CDS encoding 2-hydroxyacyl-CoA dehydratase — MDKSYKILIPMMLDIHFDFIAGVLQKEGYDIEVLQNESQEVIEEGLKNVHNDMCYPALLVIGQFIHALKSGRYNVNRIALLLTQTGGGCRASNYICLLRKALDRNKFTQVKVLSLNFAGLDKENEFSLSFRAGFRLFQSILYGDLLMLLYNQSVAFEKNMGESKKILARWKKKLIEEIGKKTFSQLKENYRNILEDFASIPKNKENKKIKVGIVGEIYMKYSPLGNNHLTEYLEQEKAEVVNTGILDFLLFNLYDTIFDKEIYGKGGFRYMLAKMLATYVQRKQGEMIACIKKNGHFRPPTAFSKVLEMAKGYLGHGVKMGEGWLLTAEMLEFIHMGVHNIICAQPFGCLPNHIIAKGMIRKIKTNHPEANIVAVDYDPGASSINQENRIRLMLENARSS; from the coding sequence ATGGATAAAAGTTATAAAATTTTGATTCCTATGATGTTGGATATTCATTTCGATTTTATTGCAGGAGTTTTGCAAAAGGAAGGGTATGATATAGAAGTATTGCAAAACGAGAGTCAAGAGGTCATAGAAGAGGGATTAAAGAATGTTCACAATGATATGTGTTACCCCGCTTTATTAGTTATCGGACAATTTATTCATGCTTTAAAGAGCGGGAGATATAATGTAAATCGAATTGCCTTGCTTTTGACACAGACAGGAGGAGGGTGTCGAGCTTCCAACTATATTTGTCTTTTAAGAAAGGCTTTGGATCGTAATAAATTTACTCAGGTAAAAGTGTTATCTTTAAATTTTGCAGGTTTGGATAAGGAAAATGAATTTTCTCTTTCTTTTCGTGCGGGCTTTCGCTTGTTTCAAAGTATTCTCTATGGGGACTTGTTAATGCTTCTATACAATCAGAGTGTTGCCTTTGAGAAAAATATGGGAGAGAGTAAAAAAATACTCGCTCGTTGGAAGAAAAAATTGATAGAAGAGATTGGAAAGAAAACATTTTCACAATTGAAAGAGAATTATAGAAATATTTTGGAAGATTTTGCCTCCATTCCTAAAAATAAGGAGAATAAAAAAATAAAAGTAGGAATCGTAGGAGAAATTTATATGAAGTATTCTCCCTTGGGGAACAATCATTTAACGGAGTATTTAGAGCAGGAAAAGGCGGAGGTTGTGAATACCGGAATTTTGGACTTTTTACTTTTCAATCTCTATGATACTATTTTTGATAAAGAAATTTATGGGAAGGGTGGCTTTCGTTATATGCTCGCCAAAATGTTAGCTACCTATGTTCAAAGGAAGCAAGGAGAAATGATTGCTTGTATCAAGAAAAATGGGCATTTTCGTCCACCTACCGCTTTTTCAAAAGTGCTGGAAATGGCCAAAGGCTATTTAGGGCATGGAGTAAAAATGGGAGAGGGTTGGCTTTTAACTGCAGAGATGTTGGAGTTTATTCATATGGGAGTTCATAATATCATTTGTGCACAACCTTTCGGTTGTCTTCCCAATCATATCATAGCAAAAGGGATGATACGAAAGATAAAAACAAATCATCCGGAGGCGAATATTGTAGCAGTAGACTATGACCCGGGAGCCAGTTCTATCAACCAAGAAAATCGAATTCGTTTGATGTTGGAAAATGCGAGATCTTCGTGA
- a CDS encoding helix-turn-helix domain-containing protein: MRQLKAYKFRMYPNEEQKIFFTTEISTQVKIYWRKI; this comes from the coding sequence ATGAGACAACTAAAAGCATATAAATTTAGAATGTATCCGAATGAAGAACAAAAGATATTTTTCACGACAGAGATATCAACGCAAGTAAAAATCTATTGGCGGAAGATCTAA
- a CDS encoding FMN-binding protein: MKKIILIGLMLLWSLLSFAERKEASAMGFKDEIRVILDMQGGKIVSIEVQHRDPERVAGPAIQQLKQEILSKQSVDVDDIAGATATSQGLKQAVRNAIKN, encoded by the coding sequence ATGAAAAAAATAATATTGATAGGATTGATGCTGCTGTGGAGTTTGCTTTCTTTTGCAGAAAGGAAAGAAGCTTCCGCTATGGGATTTAAAGATGAAATTCGAGTGATACTGGACATGCAAGGAGGAAAAATTGTATCAATAGAAGTACAACATAGAGATCCGGAAAGAGTTGCAGGACCGGCAATTCAACAACTAAAGCAGGAGATTCTTTCCAAGCAAAGTGTAGATGTCGATGATATTGCAGGAGCAACTGCAACATCACAAGGCTTAAAACAAGCAGTCAGGAATGCAATCAAAAATTAA
- a CDS encoding murein L,D-transpeptidase catalytic domain family protein, with protein MNYKKPLYCLIFILVSFSLLAHSFTDEEIESLYKDMNLGKRIAFSAFKQGIQGMERIHNRNNNVLTIVDFTKPSTEERLYIIDLDKKRILVSSYVAHGMRTGDLYAKHFSNRKGTLKSSDGFFLTGESYKGKNGFSLRLYGLEHGRNNNAYARTLVIHAANYAEQSFINRYGRLGRSRGCLAVPRSENQKIIEYIRGGSVCYVHSEGLKYEKYTFLNMTMAEKREKSAEALEAEAMES; from the coding sequence ATGAACTATAAAAAGCCCTTATATTGTCTTATCTTTATTTTGGTTTCTTTCTCTCTTTTGGCTCATTCTTTTACAGATGAGGAAATAGAAAGCTTATACAAAGATATGAATTTAGGAAAACGAATTGCTTTTTCTGCCTTTAAACAAGGAATTCAGGGAATGGAACGAATTCATAATCGAAACAATAATGTTTTGACGATTGTCGATTTTACAAAACCCTCTACAGAGGAACGATTATACATTATAGACTTAGATAAAAAACGAATTTTAGTGTCCAGTTATGTGGCTCATGGAATGAGAACAGGAGATTTGTATGCTAAGCATTTTTCCAATCGAAAAGGTACTTTGAAAAGCTCAGACGGTTTTTTCTTAACAGGAGAAAGTTATAAAGGAAAAAATGGCTTTTCTCTACGTTTATATGGTTTGGAACATGGAAGAAATAACAACGCTTATGCAAGAACCTTGGTCATTCATGCTGCGAATTATGCGGAACAAAGTTTTATCAATCGTTACGGACGTTTAGGAAGAAGTCGAGGATGTCTGGCAGTTCCTAGGAGTGAGAATCAAAAGATTATTGAGTATATCCGAGGAGGAAGTGTCTGTTATGTTCATTCGGAAGGTTTGAAGTATGAAAAGTATACTTTTCTGAATATGACTATGGCAGAGAAACGGGAAAAATCGGCAGAAGCCTTGGAAGCAGAAGCGATGGAAAGTTAG
- the clpB gene encoding ATP-dependent chaperone ClpB, whose product MNSNMFTENSILAMNEAKNLAVKYQQQVIKPEMLAYALLENKEGLIPKVLEKMGLNIHFIYQELEHELEKMPKVQGGHEQEISLSPATHRVLVEAEETMKKMGDSYLSVEHLFRALIENTPILKRLGIQVDKFDEVVKNVRGNRKVESQNPEETYEVLEKYAKNLVELAREGKIDPIIGRDSEIRRAIQIISRRTKNNPILIGEPGVGKTAIAEGLAQRILNGDVPDSLKNKVIYSLDMGALIAGAKYQGEFEERLKGVLKEVEESQGNIILFIDEIHTIVGAGKTSGAMDAGNILKPMLARGEVRVIGATTIDEYRKYIEKDAALERRFQIILVNEPDIEDTISILRGLKEKFETYHGVRIADAAIVAAANLSHRYISDRKLPDKAIDLIDEAAAMIRTDIDSMPEELDSLTRKTLQLEIEREALQKESDAASKERLETLEKELADLKEEKARLQSQWELEKEEVNKVKKVKEEIENVKLEMEKAERNYDLTKLSELKYGKLASLEKELQGMTFENHLLKQEVSAEEISEIVSKWTGIPVAKLTESEKEKMLHLEDYLKQRVKGQEEAVKAVSDTMIRSIAGLKDKHRPMGSFIFLGPTGVGKTYLAKTLAYNLFDSEDNVVRIDMSEYMDKFSVTRLIGAPPGYVGYEEGGQLTEAVRTKPYSVILFDEIEKAHPDVFNILLQVLDDGRLTDGQGRIVDFKNTLIIMTSNLGSSYILEDISLGEETREEVMHELRASFKPEFLNRVDEIILFKALDQKAIEEIVVLALDSVAEKLKEKSIQVDFSPSLIQYLAANAYNPQYGARPLRRYIQKELETSLAKKLLSNEISEYSHIEISLSGNEITIRKQ is encoded by the coding sequence ATGAATAGTAATATGTTTACAGAAAACTCAATTTTAGCGATGAATGAAGCAAAAAATTTAGCAGTAAAGTATCAACAACAAGTGATAAAGCCGGAAATGTTAGCTTATGCATTACTGGAAAATAAAGAGGGATTGATTCCAAAAGTGCTGGAAAAAATGGGCTTGAATATTCATTTTATTTATCAGGAATTGGAACATGAACTGGAAAAGATGCCTAAGGTACAGGGAGGACATGAACAGGAAATTTCTCTTTCGCCTGCGACTCATAGAGTTTTGGTAGAAGCGGAAGAAACGATGAAAAAAATGGGAGATTCCTATTTAAGTGTCGAGCATTTGTTTCGAGCTTTGATAGAAAATACTCCTATTTTAAAAAGATTGGGAATTCAGGTGGATAAATTTGATGAAGTGGTAAAAAATGTTCGAGGAAATCGAAAAGTGGAAAGTCAAAATCCGGAAGAAACTTATGAAGTGTTGGAAAAATATGCAAAAAATTTAGTGGAATTGGCAAGAGAAGGAAAAATCGATCCCATCATCGGAAGGGACAGCGAAATTCGTCGAGCCATTCAAATTATTTCTCGTAGAACCAAGAACAATCCGATTTTAATTGGAGAACCTGGAGTGGGAAAAACTGCCATTGCAGAAGGTTTGGCTCAGAGAATTTTAAATGGAGACGTTCCGGATTCTCTGAAAAATAAAGTGATTTATTCTTTGGACATGGGAGCCTTGATTGCAGGAGCGAAGTATCAAGGGGAGTTTGAAGAGAGATTGAAAGGAGTTTTAAAAGAAGTCGAAGAGTCCCAAGGAAATATCATTTTATTTATTGATGAAATTCATACCATTGTAGGAGCAGGAAAAACAAGCGGGGCTATGGATGCCGGAAATATTTTAAAACCGATGCTAGCTCGTGGGGAAGTTCGAGTGATAGGAGCTACGACTATTGATGAATATCGAAAATATATTGAGAAAGACGCTGCCTTAGAACGAAGATTTCAAATTATTTTAGTCAACGAACCGGACATCGAAGACACCATTTCTATTTTGCGAGGACTTAAAGAAAAATTTGAAACCTATCACGGAGTAAGAATTGCTGACGCAGCGATTGTGGCGGCCGCCAACTTGAGTCATCGATACATCAGTGATCGAAAATTACCGGATAAGGCGATTGATTTAATTGACGAAGCTGCCGCTATGATACGAACGGATATTGATTCCATGCCGGAAGAATTAGACAGTTTAACAAGAAAAACCTTACAGTTGGAAATTGAAAGAGAGGCTTTACAAAAAGAAAGTGATGCCGCTTCAAAAGAAAGATTGGAGACTCTGGAAAAGGAATTGGCAGATCTGAAAGAAGAAAAAGCTCGTTTGCAATCTCAATGGGAATTGGAAAAAGAAGAAGTTAATAAAGTAAAAAAAGTGAAAGAAGAAATTGAAAATGTAAAATTGGAAATGGAAAAAGCTGAAAGAAACTATGATTTAACCAAGTTATCCGAATTGAAATATGGAAAATTGGCGAGCTTAGAAAAAGAGTTACAAGGAATGACTTTTGAAAATCATTTGTTGAAGCAGGAAGTCAGTGCAGAAGAAATTTCAGAAATTGTTTCCAAATGGACAGGAATTCCTGTTGCCAAATTGACGGAAAGTGAAAAAGAAAAAATGCTGCACTTGGAAGACTATTTGAAACAGAGAGTGAAAGGGCAAGAAGAAGCGGTGAAAGCTGTTTCCGATACCATGATTCGTTCGATTGCAGGTTTGAAAGACAAACACAGACCTATGGGTTCTTTTATTTTCTTAGGACCGACAGGAGTTGGAAAAACGTATTTGGCTAAGACCTTGGCCTATAATTTATTTGACAGTGAAGACAATGTAGTTCGAATTGATATGAGTGAATATATGGATAAGTTTTCCGTGACTCGATTGATTGGAGCACCTCCGGGATATGTAGGATACGAAGAAGGAGGACAATTGACAGAAGCCGTTCGAACAAAACCGTATTCCGTCATTTTATTTGATGAAATTGAAAAGGCTCATCCGGATGTCTTCAATATTTTACTTCAGGTATTGGATGATGGACGTTTGACGGACGGACAAGGTAGAATTGTGGATTTCAAAAATACTTTGATTATTATGACATCAAACTTGGGAAGTTCTTATATCTTGGAGGATATTTCTTTGGGAGAAGAAACGAGAGAAGAGGTAATGCATGAATTGCGAGCTTCCTTTAAGCCGGAATTTTTAAATCGTGTCGATGAAATTATTTTGTTTAAAGCCTTGGATCAAAAAGCGATTGAAGAAATTGTTGTATTAGCTTTGGACAGTGTTGCTGAAAAATTAAAGGAAAAATCAATTCAAGTCGATTTTTCACCAAGTTTAATACAATATTTGGCTGCCAATGCTTACAATCCTCAATATGGAGCAAGACCTTTGAGAAGATATATTCAAAAAGAATTGGAAACAAGCTTGGCAAAAAAATTATTATCCAATGAAATTAGCGAGTACTCGCATATTGAAATTTCCTTATCTGGGAACGAAATTACGATAAGAAAACAATAA